In a single window of the uncultured Dysgonomonas sp. genome:
- a CDS encoding NADH-quinone oxidoreductase subunit B — protein MSKSSNINVVPAPDGYTGHGFFATKFDYVIGLARANSLWPLPFATSCCGIEFMATMASTYDMGRFGAERNSFSPRQADMLLVMGTISKKMAPILRHVYEQMAEPKWVIAVGACASSGGIFDTYSVLQGIDKVIPVDVYVPGCPPRPEQILDGVMQLQELVKHESIHRRGSDRYEELLESYKFE, from the coding sequence ATGAGCAAGTCTTCTAATATAAATGTAGTACCAGCTCCTGATGGATACACAGGGCATGGATTTTTTGCTACAAAATTCGATTATGTCATAGGACTGGCACGCGCCAATTCACTATGGCCTTTACCATTTGCCACATCATGCTGCGGCATCGAATTCATGGCTACAATGGCTTCAACCTATGATATGGGACGTTTCGGCGCAGAACGAAACAGTTTTTCTCCCCGTCAGGCCGACATGTTACTCGTTATGGGAACCATATCAAAAAAAATGGCTCCTATTCTCCGTCACGTATACGAACAAATGGCCGAACCTAAATGGGTCATCGCCGTAGGGGCATGCGCTTCATCAGGTGGCATATTTGATACCTACTCCGTATTGCAGGGTATAGATAAGGTTATTCCGGTAGATGTATATGTGCCCGGATGCCCTCCCCGCCCGGAACAGATACTCGATGGAGTGATGCAATTGCAGGAACTCGTAAAACACGAATCTATCCATCGCAGAGGTTCGGACAGATACGAAGAATTACTTGAATCATATAAATTTGAATAA
- a CDS encoding NADH-quinone oxidoreductase subunit C, translating to MALETTVIESKISEKFGSEVLNFRMEHDIFVFEATPAVIKDVIRFMKEDETLRFNFMTDLCGVHYPDNDKSAQFAVVYLLHNWIDNVRVRIKTYLNGDKPEIDTLVEVFATANWMERETYDFYGIIFKGHPNLKRILNDEGMVSFPMRKEFPLEDSGRTDKDDRFFGRTPNNYEPNK from the coding sequence ATGGCACTTGAAACTACAGTTATTGAAAGTAAGATAAGTGAAAAGTTCGGGTCAGAAGTTCTTAACTTCAGAATGGAACACGATATTTTTGTATTCGAGGCTACACCTGCTGTCATTAAAGACGTGATCCGTTTTATGAAAGAGGATGAAACGCTACGTTTTAACTTCATGACTGACCTTTGCGGTGTACATTATCCCGACAATGATAAAAGTGCGCAATTTGCTGTAGTATATTTACTACACAATTGGATAGATAATGTTAGGGTAAGAATAAAGACGTACCTGAACGGAGACAAACCGGAAATAGATACTCTGGTGGAAGTTTTTGCAACTGCCAACTGGATGGAACGCGAAACCTATGACTTTTACGGCATTATCTTCAAAGGACACCCTAACCTGAAGCGTATATTGAACGATGAAGGCATGGTCTCTTTCCCTATGCGCAAAGAGTTTCCTCTCGAAGATTCGGGCCGTACAGACAAAGACGACCGTTTCTTCGGAAGAACGCCTAACAACTATGAACCAAATAAATAA